TTAAAATTTGTGATCATTAAATGCTTACAGATCTACTTCAAACTACCTTGAAAGAAGAACTTTTAATAGTCTATTATTATGTGCCTGTAAACTgtctattttatattttctattccTTTATATCTTTAGTTGCAAGTCAGGAAAAATGTCTACGGCCAGCAGGATTGCCATGTCTAATCCAAAGCAAACCAATGGCAACCCACAGCGAATGATGCCAAGAAGCACAAACGCCTCAATGATGCGACAGTCCGAGGTCAAGCGGGTAAACCCTCTCGCAACTCCAATTTcacaaataatataatatatatatatactccaTTGTAGCGCATGAGTTTGATGCGCGCCGACAGTGATTCGGATCTGCTATACAACGAATATCTCTTCAAGTGATTTGCAATAAGTTATATGGATTTGTTGCTTCCCTttcaaaaattagtttttccaATCCAAAAATACCTAGGTTatgttaaaattaaaattgaaaccAAGACTGggaaaaatttaaagaaagTGTAATTTTTATACTTACCGGTGATGAGTCCATGATCATCTTAACTACATCGGCTCCAAACTTTTCTTTGTATTGTTTGGCAAGTCGCTCAGAGATTTCGCTGAGTGATGTTAGCTTGGGCTCCTTGTACACAAACTCGATGGCATGATCTTCTTCAAAGTACATCTAAAAAtagcattaaatttaatattaattttaaggGTATTCTGTAGATTACTCACTAATCCATAAAATACAACACGGTAAAAGCGACCCAACATTCTCTTTCCTGACCGATTCACTTCAACTATTTTATTATAGGCTTGCGTGAGATGCTCATAGCAGTGTGCCAGGTCCTGGTAACTACGATCTCTTTCGTACATGGGCAGGATGAGTTTGTAGAGCTCTCCAAGGCACTCAAATCTTTCAGCGCGATCCAAGAAGTCAGCACATAGCTTAAGCTGCTCCAGTAGCATTTGTTCGGTGTACTGGGAATCCTGAGCACCGGCATCCAGTTTGAGACCTTGCTCATCTAGGGGTATATTTGTAGATATCTTTCCGAATGCAGTGGATGACCAACTAAGAGTGCAACCACCTTTTAATCGGAGATATTCGCACATTAAAGCAGCAATGTGGAGATGGCAACAGGCAGCCTCCGACAGATTCCCATTCTGCTCGTGATTTCTGGCCATTGTCACTAACCAAGTATGACGAAGCTCTGGTGTGGAGGCATACGAATTGGCCAGGGAATACTGCAGTTCCAGCAATCTTTCAGGATCCATATGATGAGCCTGCATTTGGGCAGTGGCCATAAGTACAGTACGCACTCGACGCGTTAGGTCTTTAACCTCCATAGGAAAGCCTGTGCCCTTCATCGCCTTATCGCTATTCGCATAGCTATTGATGATCGACAAGCTTTCTTGGAATCTAGCATTGTTCAATCCAATTACGTTGCCAATCATCTGCGATACTGAGATAATAACTTGCAAGTGTACGCGAGTTAGAGCCTTTCGGCCACTGAATTCGAAGTTACTGCGCATGAGAAGATATAAAACAGCACAAGATTCGTGGCGAATCTCTACTAGGCGACTATCGCAGGCCTTAAGGAGCTCATATACCATCTGACCACACAACATGGCATTTCCTTTGAAAAGAGCCACTGCatagttgttaataaatgcTCGCAGAGCAGCAAAGACGTGTTTGGAGAGCCTTTCTGATTGACCCAACTGCAGGAATCTTAGGTAAACTCTGGCCACCTTGGGCAGGACTAAACTATCGGCCAAAAGTTGTCTGAACTGCAGAACATACAGACCTAAGCAGTCCAAAATAATCATGCCCACTTCGGTGGCCAAATTCGATTCATAGAGAGCCAACTGATTTCTAGCTAGGGTATCGATGTCCTCTAATAGGTGTTCCCGGGTTTGATTCAGGGTTCCACTTGATGGCTGCTGTTCCTGACTGCCGTTTTCCAAACCCGTGGGTGGTTGAGTCCTAGCTGGAAGAGTGTTAGCCTTGGCCAAACGTCCCTGACGGGTTTCTGTAGTTATCACTACACTTTTCTTGCCCACATATCGAAATTGCAGCAGGCAGAGATCCAAAATGGAGAGAAACTGCAGCGTCTCGGATTCATTGCAATTTTGCCACCAACCAATCATTTGCTCTTGTGAAAGGTGTTTGATGATGAAAAGAAAGCCCAGGAGAAGATCCTTGCTTTCCACAGAACTGAACTTATCGCAGCGGGACAGGATCTGTGCATGGGTAACGCTCACTGAGCGATTGTGACCATTTCGTAGGGCCACATCTGTGTCTCCATTCGTATAGGCTCCTATTGTGGTGGTGTCCTGAGAGTGCTGAAAAGAAGATGCATGCTAGCAACGCTTGATAGAATTTAATTAGACTATAACTTACCCCCGAGTCCGTATTTGAATTTAGTGAGAGATTGGAGATCCCATTGCTAATGGGTTGTCCAGCGATGGCGGCCAGATAGTTGTGCTCCTTCATGTGAACCGAGGTGCGGTATGGACTCGCTTGATCACAGTGCATAGTCAGACGATTCTTTGAACGCGGCGTGGACGTCAAGGAGCCAAAAGTGGAAGAGTCCTTGCTGAACACATAGCTACTTGAACAACTCAAGCGCTTAGTATAGGAAGCGGAGTCCGCATAAACGTGTCCATTGGGCGTACAAGCTCCAGACTCCGATAAATCATCAATCCGATGGATGTTGTCCATCACGACGCCCAACCACGGAACATAGAGCAGGGCAATCCTTGATAGCTGACCTTTCTGCTGATATCGATTATCCAACTCGTGTTTGGCCAAGAGATCCTTGAAAATGCCAAGCGCATGTCTTCTCACATGACCCACTTCATTGAGGCTACTTTTCAATTCCTGGAGTAGCAGCCCGGATAGAAAATGTTGTCTACAGAATTGTTCGGAAAGAGTGAAGTGCTGCATCATTTCAGGAGGTCTGTTCTTTGGATTCAAAACAAATGGCAGATTCAGTGGCACATAATGCTCATGCTGGCAGATCTCCTGCAGAAAGTTGAACTTGTATTCGTGAAGTATACGCGGATTACCAGGCGAAAATTCTCCCATATAACAGCGGATCAAACGAAAGACAAAGCCTCTGTCCATGTAGCTCAAACACTGGCGAACAAACTTAGCCAAAGATCGATTCAACAAATGAGTTTCCTCACTTAAATCCTCAAATCGTGTGGTTATGTAGGGCATTAGTGCCTTAATCAACTGTTCCACACGATCACCATATTCCTTGGGAAACCTTTCGTTGCGGAGCATTCGAATCCTACCCGTGGCCAACAAGTGCTGAGCCATGCTTTTTATAATCAGATCAAAGAATATCGACGAGTATCTCATGAACTTGTTGACGATGAGGAAATCCGGATTGCTAGGATTAAGGAGGTAGGGTAAATGCCTGCAGAGTTCTCCATGAACCGTCCTTTGCCTAGCAGTTTGTTGGCTATAGTAGGGTGCGTGAAATACGTATTTCACATAGGCTCCCAAGAGATCGGATCTTTTCGCCTGATCACTGATCAAATGGATGATGTTTGTAATCAAGCGGATTACATTCAAGCCGATTTCTTCCGACTGAGTGTGAACTAGCAGAGTAAACAGCTCATTAAGGACCGTGGGTAAATAGTTAATCAACGATTTCATATCAATGGCGTGGGCAGCTTTCAAGATCTTGCaggtttccgtttccgctggcACTGCTCCAGTTTTGCCCCCCTCCAGCAACCTTTCACAGTGTCCAAAAAAGTTGTGCAAGTGCTGATCGGCAGTCAGAACCGTGGAATCCAGACGCAGTCCCACCGTATATAAATTCCTCTGATTGTCGATCCACTGGATATCCGGACCGCAGTTCTGCTGAGAAATTGGAAGGGTTTGTAGGCAGCCAAGGGTGGGGTGGATAGTGGGTGGTTGATGGTGCAATTAGCGTGCATATCAGTGCGGAGAAAGAGAACACAGAAAAAGAGCACAGGTTAGTTGGCAAGCCAGGGAATGAATGCATGGAGTATGAAGTATGTTGGGTAAAAgacaaaacaaacatttcatGAGTTGATGAACGACTTGGCGCAGCACACAACGTACACAACTTACCCCTTTGCCCCATCCCAAGGGTTGGATAGATAGATAGCCGACTGGCAATGTGGCAGCCACCGGAAGCTGTTGTTCCTCCAGGCATATCCGATTCTTCTGAAGCAATGGCAACCAGGCATAGCCAATAGGTGTTTCGAACGCCGCATTTGCATCCCTTTTCTTGCTGAGATTACATGACACGTGGTAGAAGGAAAAGAGCAGGTGGTGTTCCGGAAATAGTCCCAGCGGTAGACGTAGCTTGATTTCCTCGTACCATGTGGGCGTTACATTGTGATGCAGCACCGGGCAGGCGATCTGGGACACTAAAAGATCCTGACCAGGGCGACCATATATGCACTgcaatcaaaatttatttatgtattcataattttgaaaattttattaattttaccTTTAAGGGTTTGCTGTACTCCCCATCTCCATCACGTAGCTCCACCACGACCGTAATATTCCTGGCTCTTGAGAACAGTTTCTGACTGTCGAATTGCAAACTCAGTGGGTACACATAGAGGTGGTTACAGAAACTGGTATAAGGGTGGGCATCCCGTTCACTTTGGCTTTGGAATTCTGCCACTTCTACAGTGGGCGATTGCTTGGAAGATGGGCTAAAGGTGGACAAGGGTGCCAGCGATTTGCTTAAGCCGCAAGGTGTGGTTTGGTCtaggaactgcatctgcatcttAAGACTGCCAGGAATAATTGTAAGTTTGCTTAGTTTTTCCGGCTTGCGATAATCGACCAAAAGCTTAAGAAGTTCCTCATCCTTCAGTTTGGGTATCTCCTGGCGATAAATGGGACTGAACTCAAACTCTCTTTTGGGATCTACATCCAATTCGTGACTGTATTGCTTGAAGAGCGGTCTTGCAGCCCAGGCGAAAGGCTGCCGGTAATGTCCAATATGTTGAGCATAGCTCTTTGCCGCTTTGTAGACTTTTTGGCCTAGCTTTGGATCCTTGCCAGCTTTCAGATACGGTTCGGTAACCTGGGCTATTCCTGATTGCAGTATTTTCTCTATGCGCACAACCTATACGAGATAACCTTTAATCAATATGGCATttagatataattaattaattactaACCAAATATATATCGGCATGTGGAGCTGTCACGGAAAGTAGACATTGTCTCAGTTGCTGAAATTGCTGTCGATTCGATCGCAACAGCTCGGCAGACACTCCATCAAAAAGGGAATGCGGTGCTTGACAGGCAGTGCTCCTTTCATCGCCCTCCGCTGACTTTCTAGGGACTCCACAACCAGCGACTGACGAAGGTACCGGAGTATTCGGCAATAGCTGGGCTGCCCACTGCTCATTTACATTGAAGTAAAAGTTCTCGCTTAACTTTCGATTTGCCTTGGCATCGAACAAGGCCAGGCTGGTGATATAGGGTTCCACCTGCTGTTCGACTCCACCCGCGGAGCTCTCATCCTGTGGAATGCACTGCAGCCGGAAGCGCAGGTTATGGCAGGTGAGCAGTAACCGTGTGCCAAAGTGCTCTCGATATTGCTCAACATTATCGCTACCGCTCCCCTTGACTGGCGACTGATAGCAAGCAAAAAGGCGGCGGCGCTGTTCCCTTCTTGCCAAAGCAATCGAGTGATCCGTTTCTCGTCCATACTTCATTAATTGTGGATGCAGTGATTGATCTAAGCCCTTCAAAGTGCCAAAGGTAGGTGGATCCATTGCTGGTGGCTGGAGCTGTGGACTTGGATTTGAACCAATAGATGGGTGCCGCTCCAGTGAAGCATTTCGCTTCTCCTCTTGTGCGCGATTTTGGGCCAAAACCGATGAAATCTTGCTGAGCCAGTCCTTAAAATCCTGTTCGTTTTCGGCAGCCAGTGTGAAGGATTTATGACCCGTCGTCATGCGGAGCTCGAAACAAAAGCGGCCACGTTTGGGATTCTGAAAGGgattcaaaattattttttgtcgCTCTATATTTTCCGTTGGAATTTAACCACTCACCTGAACCACATCTGTGCAAAAGTCCATTACTATTGTGGCTTTGGCTTCGCCTTGTTTCTCGTCCTTGTGCAGTTCTAATATATATGTTCCATCTATCTCCTGTCGCAGATAGCAGTAGCGTCGTTTAAACGATTTATTGCCAATATTGGCAAACATTCGATCTGAAGCCGAATCGGGTCCTTTTAGTAGATATCCCTGCTTGGTAATGGTGTCCGCCTGTGAGCGAGTCATCTGCTCGTCAATGCGATCCTGATCCGCATCGATTTCATAGATCTCTTCCACCAGTTCCTCTGCAGGCGATATGCTAAGATAAAAtggcttaattaaattgtattcgctataaaacaaacaattgcAATATATACCTAGGAAGATCGTGACAGTTTCCACCATAGGCATTGTATTTATAATGGATCAAGTGATTCTTAGCCCTGTATGTGTAGAGAGCCTGCCGTGTGAATCTGGTGCACTCAGCCCTGGATCCGTGAGGCTGTCCATCGACTAAGTCCTCGGCGTTCCCATCGTCCGCAAACTCATCCACCTCCTCCGGCTGGGCCAAATTCGATCGGAGTGTTATCGACGACAGGGCTGACTCATAGGAGGAATCCTTTTGACTGGAGGAGCCATTCGAGCACTGTGAACTCTTTCTGGAGAGTTGACCATGTCCATTGGAATTGTTCaagctgctgctactgctgctgcttgtgtGCCCATTACCATTTCCATTGTGGTGGCTACCATTCGATTGTATGCTACCCTGCCGACTCACTTGACTGTGTCCATTTCCATTCGTTATCATGGAAGGACCATGAAGGGGACACACAATCGCCTCATTGGGAGGATCGAATCGGTCCGCCACTGATTTGGCATTTGTTCGCTGCTTGCGGGGCATGATAATTTCCTATCGgaacagaaaagaaaattagatTGTATCACGTACATTTGTAAAATTTGTCAGTTGTATAGTATATTCTTTTACTCACCGATACATCATCTGTGGGATAGATGAGTAGCTCCCTCTGCGGATCATTTTGGATaacagttttatttttggctatAAAGGCTTCAAAATCAATCGGCTCCACCACGAGTGGCTTgttctgaaacaagaagattGAGATAAGTATACGCTTctattttcaaaatgtttgtatgCTAATTTATGCGAGCCACTTGTAAAAGCAGAGCGTCCCTATTAATAGCACTCCCCCAAGTAAATAATGCCCAAATGTTATCCATTCCCGATGCCGGAATGCAGACGGATTTCGAGAGATTTATAGAGACAACGCACGTCATAAATTTATGGCTACTTGGTGATGTGTGAGGTTCGCTCTTATTTTCACTACCCCCCACACAGAAAAGACCTTGACCGCATTACAAAGCGGATGCCTCCACTTCTACCCCTAGTGTAATGATATTTTCCATGTCTGCCACTTGgaataaacaaattcatttcgcCTAAACTCTAAACATAGTAAGTTTTAGCGTTTTGCATTTCTTGTACGCCACAGGCAATTGTTGATATTTTCTGCTTTTTGCGTCTTCGATTTCGCAAAATGATGATGAAGATACAATCATATCTGTGCCACGAGGTGTGTGACCCAATCGGTGACCCCACCCAATATGACATGTCCACAGAGGGTTAAAGTGCCACTTCCGTTTTGGCATATCCATTTCAGGCGACTTTCGGATGTGCTGTCATTTTATTGTCTTCTTGAAACTCGAGGTGTGTGGGCTTGATGTGTGTTTTATTCTTGGGCTTGGTTTATTTCAGGAAGACACGGGTCAACTCCGGCCATGGGAAAAGTTAATTTCGAACAACCTTTAAACGACGTTAACTGCGACATTGGAAAAAGGATTGTCATAGGTTGGGATCGGTTATTAGAGACTGAATCCATTCTGGGTGGGGTTATTAGAACATATACCACATTTTCGTAATTTAAAAGTAAGAAGTCATTATAAGTTGTAGTTAGCCCAAATTGAAGGCACTGCAGTTTGAAAAGTTCGACATTTAAAGGTCGAGCTTTTTACTTTAAAGGTTATAGCTAATAAAAATCCATAACATATTGGCAGGCAATCCATCTATATCAGCTGTCAGCTAGTTTCACTGGCAAACCTTGGCTTTGGCCCTGATTCCAATCGCATGTGCCTTAtgcccagccacgcccacaaaagTATCTGGCCTGTCCACCCCCTTTCTCCAGCATGGACTGCAATGTCATTGCACTCGCCCACTTAGCCACTTTTGGGCTCGAGCTTGGGGGAAAGCATTTTCCATTGTGAGCTCAGGCGCGGGCCTTTTCCTGGAGCTCCTCCATTTCGCCTCTTGGCACGCACCGCATGCAAATTGGCAGACGTCGCCGCTTGCGTAATTAAAACCACAAACCGGCGACAACgtcagctaaaaaaaaaagagctaCAGGTAAAAAGTACACCTACGGCTATGCGACAAGTGCATGGGCATTGCGCAAAAAGGCAAACTCATCAGCGATCGGGTGGGCAATTACCAAATCGATTGGCCAGCATAAAATCACGAGAAAGTTGGGCAAACATTTTCGGTGGctaatttttcgtttttttgttttttttttagtagtGTGAGCTAAACTTAAGTCTTTAAAATGCATTGCCATGGCGGTCGATCAGTAGACACGCAAATTTGCGGTGCAAGATTCCATGAGGCACAACTGGTCCAGCTGGGCGTGAAGAGCTTAAAGATTCACCACCGAACACATGCCACTGCTCAGTGATCATGATCTGAAGCCATTAGACACTTCATATTAAACAGTAATGGCAGTTATGGCATATTTATATCGAATTTAAAATGATCACAACATACAAATATGGTGGGCAGGAATACCCTCCATATAGCGATAACATTTAAGCAACTTAAAATGTAAGATTTCACTTTAGTCATCTTTCGCTGCttgttagttttaaatttataggTACTTATTATTTGGCTTTTAGGTTCCGGCATCACTGATGATTATCTCTGCCAGCAGCCAGTTTCAATTTAAAGCTAGCGGTTTGAGGCGCCTCTCGCCGGGCAAAACGTGACGATTTATGCATATTTCAGTGAAACATTGACCAGGCCTcaagtggcagtggcagtggcagtggcagtagATGTGGCAGTTACGACTCTCCCCATCATCCGACGCCCCCTTCTTAACAAGGCTTGACTTTCATTGATTTAAGCATGGCAATTGGCCCTGGCATGTCTTGAATGTCACTTGAGTTGGTGTCCCTTCATTTTACTCGCTtatcaattgaaattgcagCAAGGCGGCAGATGCCTTCATTTATATCTGCTACATATTTCTTACAAAGAGTAGTAGTATGCACGTAGTAGTAGAGAAATGCGGGAAAGGGTGAAAAGTTGGTTCGGCTCATTTGGAATTCGCTTTGAAGTGGAAACCGTTCAAGTGGTCTATACTATAGACTTTCCACTTCCTGATTTGCATTTTCTGGGCACGGAATTATTGTGACtaaatttagcttaacttatTGCATATGATTTGTT
The sequence above is a segment of the Drosophila melanogaster chromosome 2L genome. Coding sequences within it:
- the Ziz gene encoding zizimin, isoform J codes for the protein MERKFTRGLNKLGSAVQMRENVSQLVRESAVLMNCTGRYQRSPSIANKPLVVEPIDFEAFIAKNKTVIQNDPQRELLIYPTDDVSEIIMPRKQRTNAKSVADRFDPPNEAIVCPLHGPSMITNGNGHSQVSRQGSIQSNGSHHNGNGNGHTSSSSSSSLNNSNGHGQLSRKSSQCSNGSSSQKDSSYESALSSITLRSNLAQPEEVDEFADDGNAEDLVDGQPHGSRAECTRFTRQALYTYRAKNHLIHYKYNAYGGNCHDLPSISPAEELVEEIYEIDADQDRIDEQMTRSQADTITKQGYLLKGPDSASDRMFANIGNKSFKRRYCYLRQEIDGTYILELHKDEKQGEAKATIVMDFCTDVVQNPKRGRFCFELRMTTGHKSFTLAAENEQDFKDWLSKISSVLAQNRAQEEKRNASLERHPSIGSNPSPQLQPPAMDPPTFGTLKGLDQSLHPQLMKYGRETDHSIALARREQRRRLFACYQSPVKGSGSDNVEQYREHFGTRLLLTCHNLRFRLQCIPQDESSAGGVEQQVEPYITSLALFDAKANRKLSENFYFNVNEQWAAQLLPNTPVPSSVAGCGVPRKSAEGDERSTACQAPHSLFDGVSAELLRSNRQQFQQLRQCLLSVTAPHADIYLVVRIEKILQSGIAQVTEPYLKAGKDPKLGQKVYKAAKSYAQHIGHYRQPFAWAARPLFKQYSHELDVDPKREFEFSPIYRQEIPKLKDEELLKLLVDYRKPEKLSKLTIIPGSLKMQMQFLDQTTPCGLSKSLAPLSTFSPSSKQSPTVEVAEFQSQSERDAHPYTSFCNHLYVYPLSLQFDSQKLFSRARNITVVVELRDGDGEYSKPLKCIYGRPGQDLLVSQIACPVLHHNVTPTWYEEIKLRLPLGLFPEHHLLFSFYHVSCNLSKKRDANAAFETPIGYAWLPLLQKNRICLEEQQLPVAATLPVGYLSIQPLGWGKGNCGPDIQWIDNQRNLYTVGLRLDSTVLTADQHLHNFFGHCERLLEGGKTGAVPAETETCKILKAAHAIDMKSLINYLPTVLNELFTLLVHTQSEEIGLNVIRLITNIIHLISDQAKRSDLLGAYVKYVFHAPYYSQQTARQRTVHGELCRHLPYLLNPSNPDFLIVNKFMRYSSIFFDLIIKSMAQHLLATGRIRMLRNERFPKEYGDRVEQLIKALMPYITTRFEDLSEETHLLNRSLAKFVRQCLSYMDRGFVFRLIRCYMGEFSPGNPRILHEYKFNFLQEICQHEHYVPLNLPFVLNPKNRPPEMMQHFTLSEQFCRQHFLSGLLLQELKSSLNEVGHVRRHALGIFKDLLAKHELDNRYQQKGQLSRIALLYVPWLGVVMDNIHRIDDLSESGACTPNGHVYADSASYTKRLSCSSSYVFSKDSSTFGSLTSTPRSKNRLTMHCDQASPYRTSVHMKEHNYLAAIAGQPISNGISNLSLNSNTDSGDTTTIGAYTNGDTDVALRNGHNRSVSVTHAQILSRCDKFSSVESKDLLLGFLFIIKHLSQEQMIGWWQNCNESETLQFLSILDLCLLQFRYVGKKSVVITTETRQGRLAKANTLPARTQPPTGLENGSQEQQPSSGTLNQTREHLLEDIDTLARNQLALYESNLATEVGMIILDCLGLYVLQFRQLLADSLVLPKVARVYLRFLQLGQSERLSKHVFAALRAFINNYAVALFKGNAMLCGQMVYELLKACDSRLVEIRHESCAVLYLLMRSNFEFSGRKALTRVHLQVIISVSQMIGNVIGLNNARFQESLSIINSYANSDKAMKGTGFPMEVKDLTRRVRTVLMATAQMQAHHMDPERLLELQYSLANSYASTPELRHTWLVTMARNHEQNGNLSEAACCHLHIAALMCEYLRLKGGCTLSWSSTAFGKISTNIPLDEQGLKLDAGAQDSQYTEQMLLEQLKLCADFLDRAERFECLGELYKLILPMYERDRSYQDLAHCYEHLTQAYNKIVEVNRSGKRMLGRFYRVVFYGLMYFEEDHAIEFVYKEPKLTSLSEISERLAKQYKEKFGADVVKMIMDSSPVKVDELDAKLAYIQVTHVIPFFSKDELDQRLNEFEQNHDVDTFMYETPFTKSGAARGSVEEQWKRKTVIKTQYSFPYVLKRIPVKSREIIELSPIEVAIDEMQSKVSELEEIILPPADVKKLQLRLQGSVAVTVNAGPLAYAHAFLDAKVVNNFSMDRVGDLKDVFRDFIVVCQKALFLNERIISADQKEYHHVLKENYEKLCQALSELLDDESFQPLGDDADSINQRNSMALFNAISGASHNSSTA